In Oncorhynchus gorbuscha isolate QuinsamMale2020 ecotype Even-year linkage group LG08, OgorEven_v1.0, whole genome shotgun sequence, one genomic interval encodes:
- the zgc:136930 gene encoding thread biopolymer filament subunit gamma isoform X1, with the protein MASPAFAMGRTMAAGGIGGGSAMALGTSLGPALAPMRSRQAEKNMLSGLNERFSSYMGKVRVLQQENAILEARLSQLSGGADMGSPESSSTTTAEYEAQLGEYRVALETLTLDTIKLEIELDNVRGTAHELKAKFDFEQGVKFQLDSDISAMKKDIELASELRIDLDAKYSSLKDELDFVSKTQEEELSTLQSKLGTTSMDTSVSMIEVDTGKSFDISTALNKIRVEYEKSVQQHRDEADAYYKLKMEEIQTATAKSSEAVSEAKMEISGARKELQTFGLELQGLVTANMSLEQSLAEAHAQSSMGVAGYQGQISSLTSAIEVAKTDLHKQIMAYQELLDVKLALDVEISTYRTLLEGDHLKLPDTSGFTTSSYSFSGEKHLKQGSIVELEVEEGEYKLKRS; encoded by the exons ATGGCCAGTCCTGCCTTCGCTATGGGACGCACCATGGCAGCAGGGGGGATCGGTGGCGGGTCGGCCATGGCATTGGGTACCTCTCTGGGCCCAGCATTGGCTCCTATGAGGTCCCGGCAGGCAGAGAAGAACATGTTGTCCGGCCTCAACGAACGTTTCTCATCGTACATGGGCAAAGTGAGAGTCCTCCAGCAGGAGAACGCCATCCTGGAGGCCAGACTGTCCCAGTTGTCGGGGGGTGCGGACATGGGGTCTCCAGAGTCCTCCAGCACCACCACAGCGGAGTACGAGGCTCAGCTCGGCGAGTACCGTGTTGCCCTGGAGACGCTCACCCTGGACACCATCAAACTGGAGATCGAGCTGGACAACGTTCGTGGCACTGCCCACGAACTCAAGGCCAA GTTTGACTTTGAGCAAGGTGTGAAGTTTCAGCTGGACTCTGACATTTCAGCTATGAAGAAG gACATAGAGTTGGCGTCTGAACTACGCATTGATTTGGACGCCAAGTACTCCAGCTTGAAGGACGAACTGGACTTTGTCAGCAAGACGCAGGAAGAG GAATTGTCCACTCTGCAGTCCAAACTGGGCACCACGTCTATGGACACGTCTGTGTCCATGATCGAGGTTGACACGGGCAAGTCCTTTGACATCTCCACTGCTCTCAACAAGATCAGGGTGGAGTACGAGAAGTCTGTGCAGCAACACAGAGATGAGGCGGACGCCTACTACAAACTGAAG aTGGAAGAGATACAGACCGCTACCGCCAAGAGTTCAGAGGCTGTCTCAGAGGCCAAGATGGAAATCTCAGGGGCCCGGAAGGAGCTGCAGACTTTCGGTCTAGAGCTCCAAGGCCTGGTCACTGCA AACATGTCCCTGGAGCAGAGCTTGGCAGAAGCCCATGCCCAGTCAAGCATGGGCGTGGCCGGGTACCAGGGTCAGATCTCCAGCTTGACGTCGGCCATCGAGGTGGCCAAAACTGACCTCCACAAGCAGATCATGGCCTACCAGGAGCTTCTGGACGTCAAGCTGGCTCTAGACGTGGAGATCTCCACCTACAGGACCCTGCTGGAAGGAGACCACCTCAA ATTACCTGACACATCCGGATTTACAACATCTTCCTACAGTTTCTCGGGTGAGAAACATTTGAAACAAGGGAGTATAGTGGAG ctggaggtggaggagggggaataCAAGTTAAAGAGATCATAA
- the LOC124041035 gene encoding C-C chemokine receptor type 9-like produces MPVIGDMVTSPMDSEVYDYDSSFTPTVGEDGLDDFMCDKSAVRAFRGQYEPPLYWSIVILGGLGNLTVVWIYLHFRQRLKTMTDVYLLNLAVADLFFLGTLPLWAVEANQGWSFGLGLCKVTSAFYKINFFSSMLLLTCISVDRYVVIVQTTMAQNSKRQRLSCSKFVCACVWLLAVLLALPEFMFANVKELDGRFYCTMVYWSNQNNRTKILVLGLQICMGFCLPLLVMVFCYAGIIRTLLKTRNFKKHKALRVIMVVVAVFVLSQLPYNSVLVVEATKAVNSTGMDCDAEKRFDVAGQVLKSLAYMHACLNPFLYVFVGERFRRDVLKLIRIYHCWPAQGILSKIQGGPGRSSVMSDTDTTQALSL; encoded by the exons ATGCCAGTTATAGGTGACATGGTGACTTCACCAATGGATTCAGAG GTGTACGACTACGACTCCAGCTTCACCCCTACGGTTGGTGAGGATGGTCTGGATGACTTTATGTGTGACAAATCTGCCGTTAGGGCTTTCAGAGGCCAGTATGAACCGCCTCTCTACTGGTCCATCGTCATCCTGGGAGGCCTGGGTAACCTGACCGTGGTGTGGATCTACCTGCACTTCCGCCAGCGTCTCAAGACCATGACCGATGTCTACCTGTTGAACCTAGCTGTGGCCGACCTCTTCTTCTTGGGCACTCTACCCTTATGGGCCGTGGAGGCCAACCAGGGATGGAGCTTCGGCTTGGGCCTCTGCAAGGTCACCTCTGCCTTCTACAAGATCAACTTCTTCAGCAGCATGCTGCTGCTCACCTGCATCAGTGTCGATCGCTACGTGGTCATCGTCCAGACCACCATGGCCCAGAATTCCAAGAGACAGCGGCTGAGCTGCAGCAAGTTCGTGTGTGCCTGCGTCTGGCTCCTGGCCGTGTTGTTGGCCCTGCCCGAGTTCATGTTCGCCAACGTCAAGGAGCTGGATGGCCGGTTCTACTGCACCATGGTCTACTGGAGTAACCAGAACAACCGCACCAAGATCCTGGTCCTGGGGCTTCAGATCTGCATGGGCTTCTGCCTGCCCCTCCTGGTGATGGTGTTCTGCTACGCCGGCATCATCCGCACCCTGCTCAAAACCCGCAACTTCAAGAAGCACAAGGCGCTGCGCGTGATCATGGTGGTGGTGGCTGTGTTTGTCCTCTCCCAGTTGCCATATAACAGCGTGCTGGTGGTGGAGGCCACCAAGGCGGTCAACAGCACCGGAATGGACTGCGATGCGGAAAAGCGTTTCGACGTGGCCGGCCAGGTACTGAAGAGCCTGGCCTACATGCATGCCTGCCTCAACCCCTTCCTGTATGTATTTGTGGGCGAACGCTTCCGCAGAGACGTCCTCAAGCTTATCCGCATCTACCACTGCTGGCCGGCCCAGGGGATACTCAGCAAGATCCAGGGAGGACCTGGCCGCTCATCGGTCATGTCCGACACGGACACCACACAGGCACTCTCGCTTTGA
- the zgc:136930 gene encoding thread biopolymer filament subunit gamma isoform X2 codes for MGSGLGLGGGAGGGLGFGGGLGGGGGGGGGGYGGGYGGGYGGGGGGGYGGGYGGGGGYGGGGGGALMASPAFAMGRTMAAGGIGGGSAMALGTSLGPALAPMRSRQAEKNMLSGLNERFSSYMGKVRVLQQENAILEARLSQLSGGADMGSPESSSTTTAEYEAQLGEYRVALETLTLDTIKLEIELDNVRGTAHELKAKFDFEQGVKFQLDSDISAMKKDIELASELRIDLDAKYSSLKDELDFVSKTQEEELSTLQSKLGTTSMDTSVSMIEVDTGKSFDISTALNKIRVEYEKSVQQHRDEADAYYKLKMEEIQTATAKSSEAVSEAKMEISGARKELQTFGLELQGLVTANMSLEQSLAEAHAQSSMGVAGYQGQISSLTSAIEVAKTDLHKQIMAYQELLDVKLALDVEISTYRTLLEGDHLKLPDTSGFTTSSYSFSAGGGGGGIQVKEIITEHTETSLISETASADSEST; via the exons ATGGGGTCTGGGCTGGGGTTGGGTGGGGGAGCAGGGGGTGGGCTGGGTTTCGGTGGTGGcttaggaggaggtggaggtggtggtggtggaggttaTGGTGGAGGTTATGGTGGAGGatatggtggaggtggaggtggaggttatGGTGGAGGttatggtggaggtggaggttatggtggtggtggcggtggagCCCTGATGGCCAGTCCTGCCTTCGCTATGGGACGCACCATGGCAGCAGGGGGGATCGGTGGCGGGTCGGCCATGGCATTGGGTACCTCTCTGGGCCCAGCATTGGCTCCTATGAGGTCCCGGCAGGCAGAGAAGAACATGTTGTCCGGCCTCAACGAACGTTTCTCATCGTACATGGGCAAAGTGAGAGTCCTCCAGCAGGAGAACGCCATCCTGGAGGCCAGACTGTCCCAGTTGTCGGGGGGTGCGGACATGGGGTCTCCAGAGTCCTCCAGCACCACCACAGCGGAGTACGAGGCTCAGCTCGGCGAGTACCGTGTTGCCCTGGAGACGCTCACCCTGGACACCATCAAACTGGAGATCGAGCTGGACAACGTTCGTGGCACTGCCCACGAACTCAAGGCCAA GTTTGACTTTGAGCAAGGTGTGAAGTTTCAGCTGGACTCTGACATTTCAGCTATGAAGAAG gACATAGAGTTGGCGTCTGAACTACGCATTGATTTGGACGCCAAGTACTCCAGCTTGAAGGACGAACTGGACTTTGTCAGCAAGACGCAGGAAGAG GAATTGTCCACTCTGCAGTCCAAACTGGGCACCACGTCTATGGACACGTCTGTGTCCATGATCGAGGTTGACACGGGCAAGTCCTTTGACATCTCCACTGCTCTCAACAAGATCAGGGTGGAGTACGAGAAGTCTGTGCAGCAACACAGAGATGAGGCGGACGCCTACTACAAACTGAAG aTGGAAGAGATACAGACCGCTACCGCCAAGAGTTCAGAGGCTGTCTCAGAGGCCAAGATGGAAATCTCAGGGGCCCGGAAGGAGCTGCAGACTTTCGGTCTAGAGCTCCAAGGCCTGGTCACTGCA AACATGTCCCTGGAGCAGAGCTTGGCAGAAGCCCATGCCCAGTCAAGCATGGGCGTGGCCGGGTACCAGGGTCAGATCTCCAGCTTGACGTCGGCCATCGAGGTGGCCAAAACTGACCTCCACAAGCAGATCATGGCCTACCAGGAGCTTCTGGACGTCAAGCTGGCTCTAGACGTGGAGATCTCCACCTACAGGACCCTGCTGGAAGGAGACCACCTCAA ATTACCTGACACATCCGGATTTACAACATCTTCCTACAGTTTCTCGG ctggaggtggaggagggggaataCAAGTTAAAGAGATCATAACAG AACATACAGAGACCTCCCTGATCTCTGAAACCGCATCCGCAGACTCTGAATCCACCTGA